gatctttctcgagttcagctttccattgaggcgggggattagggtatttgaatacgacatttggatcaacgaaaccaacatcattatcctttctctttctgagttttgtcatctcatatctgcatatataaaaatatagtgtgatgatatataatttatatatatatacatgtagctttatatatatacattttaatagtagaaaataatcacacacagacaatagcagctaatgagacttttgtcgagagagtccagatggcatagttggtgtaattctgaaaactcgacatatataatgtcatcgccacggaagtaatgttggtttctaactctgacagaaacaaaggtctctccccgttcacacgtcgccatgtaccacttgtttagcaggtatatttgcgtacctagttcacctaaggcctcagggttgtatagtcTCTTTTcttgttcaaatttcttccaaggatccactttcagagcagatggtcttttagcgagcacttgggcaaggtccaaaccggtatcctcgtaaaaccgagctaggtcctcaaaatcgacgtccagtacatctaagtttgaaccatatttattacgaatgacaagagggggggctgattgttgcgattgttgtccgagttgtgcaacacctctccctgctctagtctttttctgcttcgcctcaaatgacttggtgagagagcggtcgtagtccgattttggcagggtcttttgatattcccgctttttctggtctaccttctttcttagaagatctggaggtaggtagaagtacggtttctccgggttctccctcgcttctcgttggtttcttactttttcgaagaaactactcacatctttttgtactgcagcatttaattccttttcacttttctcgtaagccagtttttggggaataactggattagaggaggctttcttctttgccggctggtgggccaacggctttatttgcggggcggacctcttaggagctggctgcttcttggtcatgaagggaggcggggcagccgttggagacctccttggaggcgttgtagacctccttggaggcgttggagacctccttggaggtggcggcggtggcggcgttgcataatcattgcccggagcactatgatgatctggagattgaataattggacttaggttggcggaggccctgctgtgtgagtacaaaaaagaataattaggtataagaaattattattattaatcatgcatgtcaatagaaaattgaGTGGCAAAGTTAGATACTTTAGATTTGAACCAGTCAACCGGGCTTTTTGAGCTTCTGACAACCAACTGGACGCGTCACATCGGCCCCGTTAgcttggaggaattttggaggaatctggatgaatctataggaatttgtgagagagaaacactattccagataaaaaaagaagcggatcaagccgggtttaaggacaCGCAAACGGGGCCATCTTAGGTAAGAATGTCGATGGTGAAGGCATCACTTCTTTCCGGTCGTTACTTTTGCGATTGGATCGCTAAAAACGAGGCTGTCAGACGGAGAATCTCACCCCTTCGTAGTTtgtttaaggccttgtttagttaggcgaaatttaggaatttggctactgtagtgaGCCTGATTTCTTCGTTAGACCATGGTTACTTAGCCTCAAATCACTGTTAATCTCTAGCTCTAGCCATAAATCTTCATTATTTAACTCCCCTTTGTTCCCATCCTGCATCCGCCACTGCTGCAGCAGTATGACGAGGAACACATAGATCTTGCTCAGAAGAGTCCAAAACACAAAAATATGGGATGCAGCCAGCCCAAATCATCAGTTACTAGAGGTAGAACTATACATGATGACATCCTATTGTTTCCATCTCATTGTAATCGAACAATGTGACTGGGTAAGGAATGACAATGCTTGTAGGCCCTGTAGGTGCAGTTCACAATAGTTTTGATTGGATTTAAATCTCTTTTTTTCAGGGGATCATTGCATTGATTTTCTGCTTGATATACATATGTCATGCATAAAAACTATCTACACATTTAAGTTCTTTAAACCATTAACATTGAGTACAGACAACTATGTCTTTCTCTGTAGCATCTCCAAAATTAATTCTGGTTTCCTACACACTCTGTTTTCCATATTACGTGGTGAGAAGCCCATGTGGGCTGTACTTTTGTTAAATTCCTTTGGTTTAGTTGAATACTTCATGATCTTCAGCCTCTTCCTCCCCAAACCCACCGAGACATTCACAGATCCACCATCTCTCTCAGCCATGAGCTCAGTAGAATTGGATGTGATGACTGTTTTCCTGGAACTATCAAGATCCTTTCTTCTATGCATTAATAACTCATCAAATTCGGAAATTAAGCAGCCAGGGTGAAGTATTGTGTTGACATGTGTTGCTGCTCTGCAAACTGATGCTGTTGCATCTGAAATGGGGTGATGTGGGTGATTGAGTGCAACTTGAAGAAGTCGCTGCTTCTGATTTATTAAGGGAACATCACTGACTAGCTGACTCCTCTTCAGGCACTCAACCATCTTGAGCCAAAGGTTCTCAAGATGAACAATAATTTCTCCTTGTTGCGTTTCAGAGTACAATATGGTGGTTAAAGAGAGCCACTCGGTAAGTTGGTCTCCAATAATCTGCAAGGACAAAATGGTGTCTTCGTGCAGTTAGCATAAAGTATGTGCTTTGTGTCATGTGCCTGAATTCTAGAAAGAGTAGGACTAAATGAAGTTGATGCCCTTAGCAACATGAACAGCTATATTTTTACTTTGTACTGTGAATATGCCACAAACCTCgaaaagaagaagaacgtgtTCCTTTAGTACGATATGCCCAGCAAAATTAGATAAAGTTGAAAAAAACCTGAAGCACAACCGAAGTTACAAGAACTGAGATGTAAACTCAAGCACACAACTAATAGCAGCTTACTTCCATTAAAATCAACAGACAAGTTTATAATTTTGTAAATCTGCTTAAATACCTGCTTGTGACCTGGTGCTGTCCAGCTGGATTTGCTTTGAAATGAAAAATTGACAACCTCATAAACCTGCAAATCATAAAAAGCTTATAGATTACTGAAACAGACTGAGGTCATCCTCATGGTAGGCAGGATAGATACAGGTGTTCCATTTAGAAGTGTAAGTCAACAAACCTATTAGCAAGCTTGAACCAATTCAAGAAAAGTTTAGGTTGTCTGCACACAAAAGAATCTTCACTTGTTTCCTTCAACTCTTGGTTAGCAGTGGTCAACATTTGATCATTCTGTAACAGTCCAATAACTATTTCACCAAGAGCAGAAAGGATAGTAGCATTTTCGAACTTCTCCGACAAATGCTCAAGGTTGGCTTGGAACAATGCCATGTTTTCGTCAATAGTGCAAACCAAGTATTGGTAAAAACCATCAAAGAAAACCTTGGAAGAAAACTTCGAATTACAGGAGTTTGTAGAGAGGGATCTATAAACTTCAATTGTTGATTCCATCTCCAGGTCTTGCAGGACAGAAACATTTGACTCGGAGCTGTTTTCAGCATTCAAAAGAATGGATATCCCCTTGGGGTATAAAAAATAAAGGATTGGATAACAGAAGAACTGATGGAGAACATCATGGTAACTTAATCCAGAATTGGTTTCCAAATAAGAGATAATTTGACTGTTCAATTGTTTTGCAAACGAGTTCCAAACCATCAACCATTTTAATCTTTCCCTATTACATGTCGGCCGCCCGATCTGCATATACATAAAAGAGACAGCAATACGAAAACTCTCCAGGACATTTGATGATGAAGCCAGAATTAAAACCAACTTCTCTGCATCTCTATGAGACAGCTCTCCAGTATACTGAGATATCATGGACAGAGACAGTGCAGCCACATAAACTGCTGGAGAAACCATCTCCATGTAAGAGAGTGATCTGATTCTTGGTAAAGACACCTTTGGACTGTATTCTGCATGTTGGTTCTCCTTTATGTGCTCGATGTCTAGGCATACCTCAATGTCTTCAGAAGCTAACAGAGAATGATCTAGTTCGTCCACAATAACTTTCACAAACCGAAGACCAAATTCCAGTAATGTTGCACACTTGTTAACACTATTCTTTCCTATATGATCCAGCAACAACTTCTTTGCAAACGTGCACACATTAGTAATGCATTGGCTGACTTGTTCATAAGCATGCTGCTCTCTAAGTTCGATTTGAATACCTTGAAGAAGAAATCTGAAAATCTCTGTTGCAGAATCCATAACAATCACCAGTGTTTCAGGAATCATGTCCTGGAATAGTTCTGGCTTAAGAATTATGCCAAGAATATCGAGCTGGAAATGAAAGCAACTAATATCCCATGGTAACCATTTGATATGTTGAACATCCAATAAGGCCTTGATATGCATGCACGATTGAGCTAGCAAGTTCTGATTCACTGGAGGACACAAATCCTCTCTGTCCCTATTTTTGGATgaaacaaaatcatgaaaaagattCAAGCAAAATGACCATAGCGGCTTGTTCTGATCATTGATCCCAAAAGAGAAAACTATTTTGAGTATTGGCCCAAAAGCAGCCTCCAGAATGGGTAAATGATTGATCAGATTACCAAGTCTATGTAGAAGGTAATGCCATGTACTCAAACAAGAAGAGCTAAGTACAATATTGCGACTTCTTGATAGAACTCGACATAAAGGCACCATAATTAATCTTATCCTTTTCACCTGCGCACTTGCCTGTTCAATGGGTTTTAATGGGGGAATCACAGTTTGTTGGACCACAATCTCGGTTGCCTGAGAAGGAAAAAATGCACCCACCAATTTTTTCCAGGAAACCTATAAATATGTAAAGATTATCATAATGTAATAGAGACATTCATAATACTAGAAAAGAAATTGTAGTCCGGAAAAAGgataaatagtttaactcaccaTTGTAGCAACCAGAACTTGTGGGTTTAAATCAGTAAACATCTGCTCCGGAACCTTTAGGAGTTTATTAAGCAGCGGTCTATTGTTCACTGCATCTGGACCAAGCAAAGATATGATCCATCCCCATGACTTCACAGTTTGAACTTTCTTCGAAGGATcatcaagcatatttaccatgcaGGAGAGTAACTTCTGCTCAAGGTCTGAAGCAACAGCCTATACAGCAAGCATCAAAATAAATTGGGAAACAATCGATGGATAAGCTCATTGAGGATAGGAAAGATCACCACAGCAAGTAAAATATGCGGAAAATATGCAAAGTTGCAGGAGAAACACTGAACCATTTAATAAGCCAACACCAGGAAAGAGTAAACACACACAGAAAAAGATTTAGATATCAAAAGCAACACAAAAATTGGTATAACCAAAAACCTGCATCACATGCACGTTTACCTATATTAatctattaataattcaacagGGAGCAACCAAGCATCCAAGTTGTGCTCCAGGAAACCACTGACCAGGGCCATTTGTGGATCCTGGCAGGAGCAAAGGCACTGGCCGAGTTGCTTCAATGAGTATAGTTGTTGTGGAGGGtgttttttctcgaacacgcaggagagctgtgtatcatttcattaaaaggagaagaaagagtcgTACATAGACCGGGACACAATATTGTTGTGGAGGGTGTTTTCCTTGCTTCTAGGGCACGTGTGTCATAAAAAACTAACCCCAGCAGTGGAATCAACATGTTCTTGTGACCATACTTTTCTACCTATTAATACAATGGcatgcagctctcctgcatgtCACAGAAAGAAGTGATAGTTTCCAGTTtttgctggtacatggattctgtAACCTGAACTGAAAGTAATAGAACTGCAGGACATCCTCAATAGTAGCAGGAAGCCAGGAAATGTTATGAAGCCTCTAGACCTATCATTTCAGATTTGATTTCAAGTGTTTTAATAATGCTATACTATTGATAGAGAATTAGTTTGCTGATATGCTACTCGCTTCAACAAAAGCTCACACTGCAGTTACTGTTGTGTGGCAAGGAGTACATCCATATGTCACCAATACGTAAAACTAATGCAATTCAGCTAAATTGCCTATTCCAGCCACAAAAAAATGTATTGAATCATTGCTTGTCCACATGAAGCTACCCTCAAGATTTATCATAATAAGTCACCCAATCTACTTGAACCTTTGGGTGCACCGTTATAATGCACCCAGATAGTTAAGTTGGATTAAAATGCTCTATCAGAAGATAGTCcatttaaaaaaacaaataatACACCACAATGTGCATATGTGGCATGAATTTGCGAGCAACAGCTTCACAGTTTTTAATGAATTAACAGAAATATTCATATGAGTTGCTTCTAATAGTGCCAAAGCAACATCTAATTATATCTTCTAGTAATTAACAGTGATCTTTTAATTACCTTGGAAAGAAGAGGCTGAGGTGGTAGAATAAGACATGACACCTTAATAAGGCATCTTTCTGCCATGTCCCTTTCTGTCTTGTCAGCACTTAAGAGTCTTCGGTACACTGGTGGAACCCACAAGCATGATTGGTCCCTCATTCTTTTGGGACTTTGGTCAGCAAGCTTCATGATAGCCTACAGCAGAAGTTTTTAAAAGCACTATTCCAAGTTACATAATAATGATAGATGataaagggagagagagaaaaaaatcatGATAGCCTACAGAGCAGAAGTTTTTAAAAAGCACTATTCCAAGTTACATTATAATATGATAGATGATAAAGGAAGAGAAAAAAGGAGCAAAGTATGCTAATAAGAGTTTTACATGATTTGAGGCAAATTCCTGTGAATTAGAAGCATTGTGAAAGCATATGGTTATTTTGTAATGAACACCACTAAGCAAGTAGGCTGTAGTTACATGAACAATTCGGTTGCAGCCTGTACATTGAAATTCCTAAAAAGCACAGAAAAAAGCAATGAAATGCAACATAGTTTAGGTGTGCAGAACAACCTGAGCTGCCTCAAATGTCGTGGACAAGGAACCAAATGGATTGTCGAGAGCATGAACAATAGCAATAAGCATTGGATCTGCTCTATCCTCTATAATCAATGGCTCCAATTGTTGGACCGAGAAGCACCAGACACCCAAATTACAAGATGACTGTAGTAAAAGAATTAACAGGAGAATATGGGAATCAAATACTAAAAAGATCAAATACGCATTCTGCACGCAAAATTTAGCATCTTAAGCTCTTGAAAAGGAAAAAATGGTCAGCCGGATCAACCTTCATCCGAGTATTCATGATTATCTGTACCAAGGTATCCAATACCAATTTTGCCATCTGTGCTGTAAAATAAGAAAATATATTTTTAGCTGTGTTATTTAAAACAATGTCGACAGCATGTCATGTATAAAAAACTAGGAGGACCGTGTCAAGTTAGATTTTCAGAAGGATGAGCCCAAGGGATTAAAGAGATTGGTAGTAAAAGTGATAATAGTCGAAAACAGTACAAATAACATTCCAAATTGGAAGGATCTCAGATTAATTGCCAGACAACAGTAGAAAGTAAAACAAAAACTTTGAGCTACAAATGTCAAACATGCTGGTGGAGCTCAGATTCAAACGAGTGCAAAAGGTTTAAGTTTTGATCTTACAGCAGATGGTTGGAGTAATATTATTAACAGAAGAGGTTAAATCCCACCAGGCCCAATTCTTTCTCATTAGCAATGCAAAACCAAATTGATTCACTAATCTAGATCTCGTTCAAGTTCAATCAACACTGGGATATTTAACTGAAGAAATGCGAGCACAGAGAACCACTAGTAGTTAGACTAGTAGTACCTGAAATGGTGGAGACGATGACGGGGTGGTAGAGCGCGAAGCCGAGGCACTTGAGCGCAGAAGCGGCGACGGCCTCGTCATCGGCGGCCGCGTCGCGGAGGAGGAGCGAGAGGAGGGTGGAAGGCAACTCCGCGGCGAGGTCGGCAGCGGCGGAGGGGTCGTCGGCGCAGCCGCGCTGCAGGAGGAGCAACCGCGCGTACGCGGCGGCGCGGTCGGGCTCCGCGGCAATCTCCGCCACCTGCCGGTCCACCGGCGGCGGCTCCATGAAGGTGGAGACCTAGGGTTTTGTTTTTGGCGCGAAGGGGAAGTGACGGCGTTCGCGCGCGCCGGGCGTTTCGGGAGTGGGGCAACTGAGATATGACATGACGGTTTGATTTGTCTTGAGGTACGGAAATGCTACAGTACGTCGTCCGACAGTCCGCACACCGCGTTTTCTGGGCCTGTCCGCTGCAGCCCAATAGGTCTGCCGTTTCTCTTTAAAGAAAAAAGACGGCGACATTCCCAACGGCCTTGTTAAGATtacctcaaaattccaagttttttcactttctctccatcacattaatttttagacgcatgcatgaagcattaaatgtaggtaaaaaaataaccaattgcacagtttggttgtaaattacgagacgaatcttttgagcctagttagtccatgatcggacaaagtttgtcaaatacaaacgaaacgtgctacggtgtccagattgtaaaaatttgcaatctaaacaaggcctacacAGCCATCATGGCGTTTCCTAGCACCTGCCTACTCGCCTTCTTCGGCGGCGATCATCTCCGCTTCCTCCGCCTCGGGGCCCTCACTCGCCTCCACGAGGCCAGGCTACGCCGCTGGAGTCGCGCCCGACGCCCGCCCTGCCCCTCGTCACCTCCTCCTACGACTGGAGACCATGACGTCGCGGCCGTGCCGTATGTCGCGCTCGCATCGAGGCTCCGCACGCCCCGGTGCCCCCAACGGAAGAAACTCGCGGCAGCCAAGCCCGTAGTGCTCTTCTCTCCACCACCT
The nucleotide sequence above comes from Miscanthus floridulus cultivar M001 chromosome 18, ASM1932011v1, whole genome shotgun sequence. Encoded proteins:
- the LOC136522435 gene encoding uncharacterized protein isoform X1 produces the protein MEPPPVDRQVAEIAAEPDRAAAYARLLLLQRGCADDPSAAADLAAELPSTLLSLLLRDAAADDEAVAASALKCLGFALYHPVIVSTISAQMAKLVLDTLVQIIMNTRMKSSCNLGVWCFSVQQLEPLIIEDRADPMLIAIVHALDNPFGSLSTTFEAAQAIMKLADQSPKRMRDQSCLWVPPVYRRLLSADKTERDMAERCLIKVSCLILPPQPLLSKAVASDLEQKLLSCMVNMLDDPSKKVQTVKSWGWIISLLGPDAVNNRPLLNKLLKVPEQMFTDLNPQVLVATMVSWKKLVGAFFPSQATEIVVQQTVIPPLKPIEQASAQVKRIRLIMVPLCRVLSRSRNIVLSSSCLSTWHYLLHRLGNLINHLPILEAAFGPILKIVFSFGINDQNKPLWSFCLNLFHDFVSSKNRDREDLCPPVNQNLLAQSCMHIKALLDVQHIKWLPWDISCFHFQLDILGIILKPELFQDMIPETLVIVMDSATEIFRFLLQGIQIELREQHAYEQVSQCITNVCTFAKKLLLDHIGKNSVNKCATLLEFGLRFVKVIVDELDHSLLASEDIEVCLDIEHIKENQHAEYSPKVSLPRIRSLSYMEMVSPAVYVAALSLSMISQYTGELSHRDAEKLVLILASSSNVLESFRIAVSFMYMQIGRPTCNRERLKWLMVWNSFAKQLNSQIISYLETNSGLSYHDVLHQFFCYPILYFLYPKGISILLNAENSSESNVSVLQDLEMESTIEVYRSLSTNSCNSKFSSKVFFDGFYQYLVCTIDENMALFQANLEHLSEKFENATILSALGEIVIGLLQNDQMLTTANQELKETSEDSFVCRQPKLFLNWFKLANRFMRLSIFHFKANPAGQHQVTSRFFSTLSNFAGHIVLKEHVLLLFEIIGDQLTEWLSLTTILYSETQQGEIIVHLENLWLKMVECLKRSQLVSDVPLINQKQRLLQVALNHPHHPISDATASVCRAATHVNTILHPGCLISEFDELLMHRRKDLDSSRKTVITSNSTELMAERDGGSVNVSVGLGRKRLKIMKYSTKPKEFNKSTAHMGFSPRNMENRVCRKPELILEMLQRKT
- the LOC136522435 gene encoding uncharacterized protein isoform X2, translated to MEPPPVDRQVAEIAAEPDRAAAYARLLLLQRGCADDPSAAADLAAELPSTLLSLLLRDAAADDEAVAASALKCLGFALYHPVIVSTISAQMAKLVLDTLVQIIMNTRMKSSCNLGVWCFSVQQLEPLIIEDRADPMLIAIVHALDNPFGSLSTTFEAAQAIMKLADQSPKRMRDQSCLWVPPVYRRLLSADKTERDMAERCLIKVSCLILPPQPLLSKAVASDLEQKLLSCMVNMLDDPSKKVQTVKSWGWIISLLGPDAVNNRPLLNKLLKVPEQMFTDLNPQVLVATMATEIVVQQTVIPPLKPIEQASAQVKRIRLIMVPLCRVLSRSRNIVLSSSCLSTWHYLLHRLGNLINHLPILEAAFGPILKIVFSFGINDQNKPLWSFCLNLFHDFVSSKNRDREDLCPPVNQNLLAQSCMHIKALLDVQHIKWLPWDISCFHFQLDILGIILKPELFQDMIPETLVIVMDSATEIFRFLLQGIQIELREQHAYEQVSQCITNVCTFAKKLLLDHIGKNSVNKCATLLEFGLRFVKVIVDELDHSLLASEDIEVCLDIEHIKENQHAEYSPKVSLPRIRSLSYMEMVSPAVYVAALSLSMISQYTGELSHRDAEKLVLILASSSNVLESFRIAVSFMYMQIGRPTCNRERLKWLMVWNSFAKQLNSQIISYLETNSGLSYHDVLHQFFCYPILYFLYPKGISILLNAENSSESNVSVLQDLEMESTIEVYRSLSTNSCNSKFSSKVFFDGFYQYLVCTIDENMALFQANLEHLSEKFENATILSALGEIVIGLLQNDQMLTTANQELKETSEDSFVCRQPKLFLNWFKLANRFMRLSIFHFKANPAGQHQVTSRFFSTLSNFAGHIVLKEHVLLLFEIIGDQLTEWLSLTTILYSETQQGEIIVHLENLWLKMVECLKRSQLVSDVPLINQKQRLLQVALNHPHHPISDATASVCRAATHVNTILHPGCLISEFDELLMHRRKDLDSSRKTVITSNSTELMAERDGGSVNVSVGLGRKRLKIMKYSTKPKEFNKSTAHMGFSPRNMENRVCRKPELILEMLQRKT
- the LOC136522435 gene encoding uncharacterized protein isoform X3, producing MTRPSPLLRSSASASRSTTPSSSPPFQMAKLVLDTLVQIIMNTRMKSSCNLGVWCFSVQQLEPLIIEDRADPMLIAIVHALDNPFGSLSTTFEAAQAIMKLADQSPKRMRDQSCLWVPPVYRRLLSADKTERDMAERCLIKVSCLILPPQPLLSKAVASDLEQKLLSCMVNMLDDPSKKVQTVKSWGWIISLLGPDAVNNRPLLNKLLKVPEQMFTDLNPQVLVATMVSWKKLVGAFFPSQATEIVVQQTVIPPLKPIEQASAQVKRIRLIMVPLCRVLSRSRNIVLSSSCLSTWHYLLHRLGNLINHLPILEAAFGPILKIVFSFGINDQNKPLWSFCLNLFHDFVSSKNRDREDLCPPVNQNLLAQSCMHIKALLDVQHIKWLPWDISCFHFQLDILGIILKPELFQDMIPETLVIVMDSATEIFRFLLQGIQIELREQHAYEQVSQCITNVCTFAKKLLLDHIGKNSVNKCATLLEFGLRFVKVIVDELDHSLLASEDIEVCLDIEHIKENQHAEYSPKVSLPRIRSLSYMEMVSPAVYVAALSLSMISQYTGELSHRDAEKLVLILASSSNVLESFRIAVSFMYMQIGRPTCNRERLKWLMVWNSFAKQLNSQIISYLETNSGLSYHDVLHQFFCYPILYFLYPKGISILLNAENSSESNVSVLQDLEMESTIEVYRSLSTNSCNSKFSSKVFFDGFYQYLVCTIDENMALFQANLEHLSEKFENATILSALGEIVIGLLQNDQMLTTANQELKETSEDSFVCRQPKLFLNWFKLANRFMRLSIFHFKANPAGQHQVTSRFFSTLSNFAGHIVLKEHVLLLFEIIGDQLTEWLSLTTILYSETQQGEIIVHLENLWLKMVECLKRSQLVSDVPLINQKQRLLQVALNHPHHPISDATASVCRAATHVNTILHPGCLISEFDELLMHRRKDLDSSRKTVITSNSTELMAERDGGSVNVSVGLGRKRLKIMKYSTKPKEFNKSTAHMGFSPRNMENRVCRKPELILEMLQRKT